GCTGACAACGTTCGTGTCCATGCCGTTCATCGCGCTGGCGCTGGTGTTCGACGTGGTGGGGGCGGGGGCCCCGTTCTGGTGGCTTGCGGGCAAGTCGCTCGAACTGTTGCTGGGGATTGCCCATGTCACCGCCGCGCAACCGGGCGCGGTAAAGCTGTTTCCGCAAATGACGCTGGCGACCATCGCGCTGTTCGTTGCCGGAGGCCTGTGGCTGGCGCTGTGGCGGGGAAGGGCGCGCTTGCTGGGGCTGGTGCCTGCCAGCGTTGCGACACTGATGCTGCTGGCCACGCCGGTGCCCGACGTGCTGATCTCCAGCGACGGGCGCCACGTGGGCATTACCGGCGAAGACTTGCCCGGAAAGGACGCGGGTGGACTGTTGGTCCTGCGTGACACCCGCAGCGAGTTCACCCGCGATAACCTGTTGGAATTGGCCGGAGTGGAGGGCGACCCGATGCCCCTGGCCGATTGGCCGGGCGCCGATTGTAGCCGGGATTTCTGTGTGGCGACCCTGGAACGCGGAGGGCGCGAATGGCACCTGCTGCTCAGCCTCAGCAGCGCGATCATCAAGGAGCGGGCGCTCGCGGCAGCGTGCGAGCGGTCGGACATCGTTGTGGCGGACCGCTGGTTGCCACGCAGTTGCCAACCCCGATGGATCAAGGCCGACCGGCGTATGCTGGAAGAAAGCGGGGGGCTGGCGATCTCGCTGGCCAACGGAACCGTGGACACCGTCGCGGACCGGCAAGGGCAGCATGGCTGGTGGCGCGGCCGGCAGGACTAGTCCGCCAACCGCGCCACCGAACTTTTACTGCCTGACTCTTGGCATCAGAGCCTTAGCGCCAGAACCTTAGCGCCAAACCCTTAGTGCCGGACCCCTAGTGCCGGACGCTTAGTGATAGCGGCGCAGCAACCCGGCAAGCTTGCCCTGCACCTTGACCTGGCTGTCGGCATAGATCTGCGGATCGTAGCTGGCGTTGGCCGGATCGAGCCGGATCCTGCCACCATCGTGATAAAGGTACTTGAGCGTTGCTTCCTCGTCGTTGACGAGCGCCACCACGATGTCTCCATCGCGCGCTGTATCGGCTTTCCTGACGAGCGCGTAATCACCGTCGAAGATGCCGGCCTCGATCATTGAATCCCCAGAAACCTCCAGGGCGTAGTGATCGCCGGGGCCAAGCAAGGCCGCCGGCACGGGCAACGATCGGTCGGACTCGAAGGCTTCGATCGGAACGCCAGCCGCGATCTTGCCATGCAGGGGAATCTCGATCACGTCGTTCGCCGGTTCCGGTCGTGCGGCAGGCGGGGACGCGACCTTGGCGACGGACTCGTTGCCAAGATTCTCCGGCATCCTCACCACTTCCAGCGCGCGCGCCCTGTTGGCCAGACGGCGGATGAAACCGCGCTCTTCCAATGCGGAAATCAGCCGGTGAACGCCCGACTTGCTCTTCAGATCGAGCGCTTCCTTCATTTCCTCGAAACTCGGCGAGATGCCTGACGCTTCAAGACGGCGGTTGATGAAAAGCAGCAATTCATGCTGTTTGGCAGTCAACATCGCGGTACTCCTTGCCCGAGCCGCCGGTGTGCGGCGACTCAAATGTTCCATTTAGGGAACGAATAAGGAACAGTTAGGAAACAGACGCGACTTCGTCAAGCGGTTCCGCCATTCTGGAGCCAATAGACGGTTGCGAGCTCTCCCGCGGTGGCGGCGGGGGCATGGGCGTCGCGGCGGATCAGGCCGTCCGCCAGCGCAAGCGAACGCAGTGCGCTGCTATCGCGCTGGAGTATGGGCCGGACACCATCGGCGCCCAGCGTTGCCCGCATGAATTCGGTCCGTGGTCCCGCCTCGGGCAGATCGCTTGCGAGCGGCAGGCGCATCGTGTGCGGCAGTGGGTCGGCAGCACCTGAAAGGCGGCGAAGCAGCGGCAGCATGAAATGAAACGCGGTGACGAAGCTCGATACCGGATTGCCCGGCAGGCCAATCACGATCTGTTCCTTGCGCCGCGCGAGCAACAGCGGTTTCCCCGGTCGCATGGCGATCTTCCAGAACTCGATCGTGGCTCCCCATTCCGCCAGAGCGGGACGCAGGAGATCATGGTCGCCAACCGAGGCGCCGCCACTGGTGACGATCACATCCGCCCCCGATGCGGCATCCAGCGCGTCGGCCAAGGCCGCCATGTTATCGGGGACTGGGCCGATCCTGTTGACCTTCGAGGCCAAGGGCGCGGCCATCGCTGCCAGCATTGCACCGTTACTGGCAGGCACCTGCGCATCTGTCAGGGGAGCGGCGCCGTCGCTCAGCTCGCTGCCGCTGTCTATGATCGCCACGCTCGGCAGCCTGCCGACCGTCAAACGGCCAGCCCCGAAGCCGGCGGCGATGGCGAGGGCGAGCTGGGTCGGCCCCAGCCGCACGCCCTTGCCGAGCACCACGTCGTTCGCTGCAAAATCGAACCCTCGGCGGCGAACGTGGCGTTCACTTGCCTCCCCGCCCGGCGCGAGGGCGAGGCGGTTGCCCTCGACGATCGCTTCTTCCTGCACCAGTACACGCAACGCGCCGCCCGGCATCAGTGCGCCCGTGCTGATCCGCACCGCCTCGCCCGGTTCCAGCGCCCCCTGGTATGGTCGACCGGCCGCGCTTTCCCCCACGATCCGCCAGGTGCCGGCATCACCCGCAGCAAGCGCGTAGCCGTCCATCGCCGAAAGATCGGCAGCGGGCTGGGCTCGTCGAGCCGCCAGTGGCGCACGCAGGTACCGGCCAAGGCAGTCGCTGGTGGGAAGAAGCTCGTTCGGCAGGGGGTGGGCAAGGTCCAGCAGGCGTTGCTGGGCGATGTCGAAATCCAGCAGCTCACTCATGGTGCGCGCCAGTCGCCGCTCTTGCCGCCGGTCTTGTGGGTCAGGCGGATGTCCGCGATGACCATGCCCTTCTCCATCGCCTTGGCCATGTCGTAAATCGTCAGCAGCGCGACCGATGCAGCGGTCAGCGCCTCCATTTCCACCCCGGTCCGCCCGGT
This is a stretch of genomic DNA from Aurantiacibacter arachoides. It encodes these proteins:
- the lexA gene encoding transcriptional repressor LexA, with the translated sequence MLTAKQHELLLFINRRLEASGISPSFEEMKEALDLKSKSGVHRLISALEERGFIRRLANRARALEVVRMPENLGNESVAKVASPPAARPEPANDVIEIPLHGKIAAGVPIEAFESDRSLPVPAALLGPGDHYALEVSGDSMIEAGIFDGDYALVRKADTARDGDIVVALVNDEEATLKYLYHDGGRIRLDPANASYDPQIYADSQVKVQGKLAGLLRRYH
- a CDS encoding molybdopterin molybdotransferase MoeA, with product MSELLDFDIAQQRLLDLAHPLPNELLPTSDCLGRYLRAPLAARRAQPAADLSAMDGYALAAGDAGTWRIVGESAAGRPYQGALEPGEAVRISTGALMPGGALRVLVQEEAIVEGNRLALAPGGEASERHVRRRGFDFAANDVVLGKGVRLGPTQLALAIAAGFGAGRLTVGRLPSVAIIDSGSELSDGAAPLTDAQVPASNGAMLAAMAAPLASKVNRIGPVPDNMAALADALDAASGADVIVTSGGASVGDHDLLRPALAEWGATIEFWKIAMRPGKPLLLARRKEQIVIGLPGNPVSSFVTAFHFMLPLLRRLSGAADPLPHTMRLPLASDLPEAGPRTEFMRATLGADGVRPILQRDSSALRSLALADGLIRRDAHAPAATAGELATVYWLQNGGTA